In Pseudomonas asiatica, the following are encoded in one genomic region:
- a CDS encoding DUF1272 domain-containing protein, with amino-acid sequence MLDLRPNCECCDTDLPGDSPDALICSFECTFCRTCAETRFQGRCPNCTGQLVARPTRVGQALANNPASTQRVSKSHSACA; translated from the coding sequence ATGCTGGACCTACGCCCAAACTGCGAGTGCTGCGATACCGATCTGCCGGGTGACAGCCCCGATGCGCTGATCTGCTCCTTCGAATGCACCTTCTGCCGCACCTGCGCCGAAACCCGTTTCCAGGGCCGCTGCCCGAACTGCACCGGCCAGCTGGTGGCACGCCCGACACGGGTCGGCCAGGCACTGGCCAACAACCCCGCCTCAACCCAGCGCGTGAGCAAATCACACTCCGCCTGCGCATGA
- a CDS encoding response regulator transcription factor, translating into MTTVLIVDDHPIVRLSLRMLLERERFRVVGEVGNGSEVAQVARDLRPDVVILDIGLPGLDGMEVIKRLQCLEPAPKIMVLTGQATDLYVRRCLDAGIGAFVTKEEDHEALLFALKALVKGYSTFPQMSVNSNSLESEPVRLSSLSNREMEVLRRLARGENNKNIGTCMNLSAKTISTYRGRIMEKLKTESLVEMVDLAKRNSVY; encoded by the coding sequence ATGACTACCGTGCTGATCGTCGACGACCACCCCATCGTCCGGCTGTCCTTGCGCATGTTGCTCGAACGCGAGCGCTTCCGTGTTGTCGGCGAGGTCGGCAATGGCAGCGAGGTGGCGCAGGTGGCCCGCGACCTGCGACCGGATGTGGTAATTCTCGACATCGGCCTGCCCGGCCTGGATGGCATGGAAGTGATAAAGCGCCTGCAATGCCTGGAGCCGGCGCCCAAGATCATGGTGCTGACCGGCCAGGCCACCGACCTGTATGTGCGGCGCTGCCTGGATGCTGGCATCGGCGCTTTTGTCACCAAGGAAGAAGACCACGAGGCGTTGCTGTTTGCCCTGAAAGCGCTGGTCAAGGGCTACTCGACCTTCCCGCAGATGTCGGTCAACAGCAACTCGCTGGAAAGCGAGCCAGTGCGCCTGTCCAGCCTGTCCAACCGGGAAATGGAGGTGCTGCGGCGCCTGGCGCGCGGCGAGAACAACAAGAATATCGGCACCTGCATGAACCTCAGCGCCAAGACCATAAGCACCTACCGGGGCCGCATCATGGAAAAGCTCAAGACCGAATCACTGGTTGAAATGGTCGACCTGGCCAAGCGCAACAGCGTCTACTGA
- the cobM gene encoding precorrin-4 C(11)-methyltransferase → MTVYFIGAGPGDPELITVKGQRLIRQCPVIIYAGSLVPAAVLEGHQAETVINSAELHLEQIIAAMRSAHEQGQDVARVHSGDPSLYGAIGEQIRHLQTLGIDYQIIPGVTATAASAALLGCELTLPQVAQTVILTRYGDSSPMPPGEQLGELARHGSTLAIHLGVKHLSRIVEELLPHYGTHCPVAVVHRATWPDQDWVRGTLGDIVERVAAKDFRRTALILVGHVLGDTPFAESALYRAGHAHLYRPGD, encoded by the coding sequence ATGACGGTCTACTTCATCGGCGCCGGCCCCGGCGACCCGGAACTGATCACGGTCAAGGGCCAACGGCTGATCCGCCAGTGCCCGGTGATCATCTATGCCGGCTCGCTGGTGCCGGCCGCCGTGCTCGAGGGCCACCAGGCCGAGACCGTGATCAACAGTGCCGAACTGCATTTGGAACAGATCATCGCCGCCATGCGCAGTGCGCATGAGCAAGGCCAGGATGTGGCTCGGGTACACAGTGGCGACCCCAGCCTGTACGGCGCCATCGGCGAGCAGATCCGCCATCTGCAAACGCTGGGCATCGATTACCAGATCATCCCCGGGGTCACCGCTACAGCGGCCAGCGCCGCCCTGCTCGGCTGCGAACTGACCCTGCCCCAGGTAGCGCAGACCGTTATCCTCACCCGCTATGGTGACAGCTCGCCGATGCCGCCCGGCGAGCAGCTGGGCGAGCTGGCGCGCCATGGCAGCACCCTGGCGATTCACCTGGGGGTCAAGCACCTGTCGCGTATCGTCGAAGAACTGCTGCCGCACTACGGCACGCACTGCCCGGTGGCGGTGGTGCATCGTGCCACCTGGCCTGACCAGGACTGGGTGCGCGGTACCCTCGGCGATATCGTGGAACGCGTCGCGGCCAAGGATTTCCGGCGCACGGCGCTGATCCTTGTGGGCCACGTGCTGGGCGACACACCGTTTGCCGAATCGGCCTTGTATCGCGCCGGGCACGCCCACCTGTATCGCCCTGGCGACTGA
- a CDS encoding pirin family protein produces MKTILGIHRSPHAHWVGDGFPVRSLFTYDNLASKISPFLLLDYAGPHDFTPTSARRGVGQHPHRGFETVTIVYQGELEHRDSTGAGGLIGPGDVQWMTAANGIIHEEFHSPGFARSGGTLEMVQLWVNLPARDKRAAAGYQTLLAKDIPVVTLDGEGGSLRVIAGDYRGHSGPARTFTAMDVWDLRLNAGAALQLPVAAGRNAALVVLRGNVRINGEREAGPSSLVLFDRGGEDVAIEALEGASLLLLSGEPIDEPIVGYGPFVMNSQAEIAESFDDFHAGRFGQMQDARDGAAH; encoded by the coding sequence ATGAAAACGATTCTGGGTATTCACCGCAGCCCCCACGCCCACTGGGTAGGTGATGGTTTCCCGGTGCGCAGCCTGTTCACCTACGACAACCTGGCCAGCAAGATCAGCCCGTTCCTGCTGCTGGACTATGCCGGCCCTCATGACTTCACCCCGACCAGTGCGCGGCGTGGCGTTGGCCAGCACCCGCACCGCGGCTTCGAGACCGTGACCATCGTCTACCAGGGCGAACTGGAACACCGTGACTCCACCGGCGCTGGCGGCTTGATCGGCCCTGGCGACGTGCAGTGGATGACTGCTGCCAATGGCATCATCCACGAAGAGTTCCATTCCCCAGGTTTCGCCCGTTCTGGCGGTACGCTGGAGATGGTACAGCTGTGGGTCAACCTGCCGGCGCGGGACAAGCGCGCAGCGGCCGGCTACCAGACGCTGCTGGCCAAGGACATCCCGGTGGTGACGCTGGACGGCGAGGGCGGCAGCCTGCGAGTGATTGCCGGTGACTATCGTGGGCATTCGGGGCCGGCGCGGACCTTTACTGCGATGGATGTCTGGGACCTGCGCCTGAATGCCGGTGCAGCCTTGCAACTGCCGGTCGCCGCTGGGCGCAATGCGGCGCTGGTGGTGTTGCGCGGCAACGTGCGGATTAACGGCGAGCGAGAAGCCGGCCCATCCAGCCTGGTGCTGTTTGACCGGGGCGGCGAGGATGTCGCTATCGAAGCGCTGGAAGGTGCCAGCTTGCTGCTGCTAAGCGGTGAACCGATCGATGAGCCGATCGTGGGCTATGGCCCGTTCGTGATGAACAGCCAGGCGGAAATTGCCGAGTCGTTCGACGACTTCCATGCCGGGCGGTTCGGGCAGATGCAGGATGCACGGGACGGTGCGGCGCATTGA
- a CDS encoding LysE family translocator, whose protein sequence is MLASADLLTAFVLFAFVSSITPGPNNTMLLASGVNFGVRRSIPHALGISVGFMVMVLAVGLGLGEVFKAWPALYTVLRYTGAAYLLYLAWKIATSGPVGTASSSARKPLGFWGAAAFQWVNPKAWVMAVGAITTYTPAQGYVTNVIVIAALFALVNLPSVGVWVMFGSALRNLLQNPRWLMLFNVLMALLLVISLYPLLFVESAFS, encoded by the coding sequence ATGCTTGCCTCTGCCGACCTGCTGACCGCCTTCGTGCTGTTCGCCTTCGTGTCTTCCATCACTCCCGGCCCCAACAACACCATGCTGCTTGCCTCCGGGGTGAATTTCGGTGTGCGTCGCTCGATCCCGCACGCCCTGGGCATCAGTGTCGGTTTCATGGTGATGGTGCTGGCTGTCGGCCTGGGCCTGGGCGAGGTGTTCAAGGCCTGGCCGGCGCTGTATACGGTATTGCGTTACACCGGTGCCGCCTACCTGCTGTACCTGGCCTGGAAGATCGCCACCTCCGGGCCGGTCGGCACAGCTTCGTCCAGTGCCCGCAAACCGCTGGGCTTCTGGGGAGCGGCGGCATTCCAGTGGGTCAACCCCAAGGCCTGGGTGATGGCAGTCGGGGCAATCACCACCTACACGCCGGCGCAGGGCTATGTGACCAACGTCATTGTCATTGCTGCCTTGTTCGCCCTGGTCAACCTGCCGAGCGTCGGGGTGTGGGTGATGTTCGGCAGCGCCCTGCGCAACTTGTTGCAGAACCCGCGCTGGCTGATGCTGTTCAATGTCCTGATGGCCTTGTTGCTGGTGATTTCACTGTACCCGCTGCTGTTTGTAGAATCAGCGTTTTCCTGA
- a CDS encoding DNA-3-methyladenine glycosylase family protein, producing the protein MPKLTPLHAVRRSLPTPGHHTLWLRYRAPYHWPSTLAFLAARCIPGIETCLDGTYRRTLVIAGRHAVLHATPSGSQYLRVRLEGVPAHALPGLTARLRRFFDLDADPVRINAELSRDPLMARLLRERPGLRVPQGWDACEQAMRTVLGQQVSVAGAMTLAGRLVQRHGVPLRWPAPGLSHVFPALPVLAAAKFDGMGMPRARAATLGTLANALLAEPRLLRRGQVLDELLRNLCQLKGIGPWSAHYLALRQVGAADALPLGDVALIKALRLLEGEDAQLAQRALAWRPWRAYAAQHLWASLGPAGTARR; encoded by the coding sequence ATGCCAAAGCTCACCCCCCTGCACGCCGTACGCCGATCATTGCCCACCCCCGGCCACCACACCTTGTGGCTGCGCTACCGTGCTCCTTACCACTGGCCCTCGACCCTGGCCTTCCTCGCTGCCCGCTGCATCCCCGGCATCGAGACCTGCCTCGACGGCACCTACCGCCGCACCCTGGTAATTGCCGGCCGACACGCCGTCTTGCACGCCACACCTTCGGGCAGCCAGTACCTGCGGGTCCGCCTTGAAGGCGTCCCGGCCCACGCGCTACCCGGCCTGACCGCCAGACTGAGGCGATTTTTCGACCTCGACGCCGATCCCGTGCGCATCAATGCCGAACTGTCCCGCGATCCACTGATGGCGCGCCTGCTACGGGAGCGTCCAGGCTTGCGGGTGCCACAAGGCTGGGACGCCTGCGAACAGGCAATGCGCACTGTGCTGGGCCAGCAAGTCAGTGTGGCCGGGGCCATGACTTTGGCCGGCCGCCTGGTGCAACGCCACGGCGTGCCCTTGCGCTGGCCCGCACCCGGCCTGAGCCACGTATTCCCGGCGTTGCCGGTATTGGCAGCTGCGAAATTCGATGGCATGGGCATGCCGCGAGCGCGCGCCGCCACCCTGGGCACGCTGGCCAATGCATTGCTCGCCGAGCCCAGGTTGCTGCGCCGCGGGCAGGTGCTGGATGAACTGCTGCGCAACCTGTGCCAGCTCAAGGGTATCGGCCCCTGGAGTGCGCACTACCTGGCATTGCGCCAGGTCGGCGCGGCCGATGCCTTGCCGCTGGGCGATGTGGCGCTGATCAAGGCGTTGCGCCTGCTCGAAGGCGAGGATGCCCAACTTGCGCAACGAGCCCTGGCGTGGCGACCGTGGCGAGCCTATGCGGCACAGCATCTTTGGGCATCGCTGGGGCCTGCCGGGACCGCTCGTCGCTAA
- a CDS encoding CbtA family protein — MITRIARTAGFSGLLAALLLTLLQSFWVAPLILEAETYESSAPVAEHEHAGEVAAHEHSAEAWAPEDGWQRVLSTTGGNLVVAVGFALILTALYSLREPKRAGTGALWGLAGFAVFCLAPTLGLPPELPGTAAADLGQRQAWWIGTASATALGLALLVFARHWLLKALGAVLLVIPHVIGAPQPEVHESLAPAALETQFKVASWLTNAAFWLALGLISAWLFRRSSQA; from the coding sequence ATGATCACACGCATTGCCCGCACCGCGGGCTTCAGCGGGTTGCTGGCGGCCTTGCTGCTGACCTTGCTGCAGAGCTTTTGGGTCGCCCCGCTGATTCTCGAGGCAGAAACCTACGAATCCTCGGCCCCCGTCGCCGAGCACGAGCATGCCGGCGAAGTGGCAGCGCATGAACACAGCGCCGAGGCCTGGGCACCTGAAGACGGCTGGCAGCGAGTGCTGTCCACCACCGGCGGCAACCTGGTGGTCGCGGTCGGCTTCGCCCTGATTCTCACCGCCCTGTACAGCCTGCGTGAACCCAAGCGAGCCGGCACCGGCGCACTCTGGGGCCTGGCCGGCTTCGCCGTGTTCTGCCTGGCCCCGACCCTGGGCCTGCCGCCGGAACTGCCAGGTACTGCCGCAGCCGACCTGGGGCAACGCCAGGCCTGGTGGATCGGCACCGCCAGTGCCACCGCGCTGGGCCTGGCCCTGTTGGTGTTCGCTCGCCACTGGTTGCTGAAGGCGCTGGGCGCTGTGCTGCTGGTCATTCCCCATGTGATCGGTGCGCCGCAACCCGAGGTGCACGAGAGCCTGGCCCCCGCCGCCTTGGAAACCCAGTTCAAAGTGGCCTCCTGGCTGACCAACGCCGCATTCTGGCTGGCCCTGGGCCTGATCAGCGCCTGGCTGTTCCGGCGCTCCAGCCAGGCCTGA
- a CDS encoding alpha/beta fold hydrolase, with the protein MQLIPWSHECAEGFTLRGWRTPASGKPLLHFLHGNGFCCLAYQPLLMRLGEHFDLWLSDVQGHGDSDHGGVFRGWNRTAALAVEAFAAGRGEYGDVPRFAVGHSFGGVLTGLILASEPQLFTRAVLLDPVLFSRRMLGVMGMAALVGLHQRHALARKAASRRSHWPDREAALASLHGRGIFKGWTDAALRAYVEHAIGDCGEAVVLKCRPSREVEIFSSFPKRMWASLAAIRTPTRVLYGEHTYPFVPHSVNRLVALNPKVSGRQVAGGHCFMQEHPEACAEEVQAFLLQGPAG; encoded by the coding sequence ATGCAGTTGATCCCCTGGTCTCACGAATGCGCCGAAGGCTTCACCCTGCGGGGCTGGCGAACCCCGGCCAGTGGCAAGCCGTTACTGCATTTTCTGCACGGCAACGGCTTCTGTTGCCTGGCCTACCAGCCATTGCTGATGCGCCTGGGCGAACATTTCGACCTGTGGCTCAGCGATGTGCAGGGCCATGGTGACAGCGACCATGGCGGGGTGTTCCGTGGCTGGAACCGGACCGCTGCGCTGGCGGTGGAGGCTTTTGCAGCCGGGCGAGGCGAGTATGGTGACGTACCGCGCTTTGCCGTCGGGCACAGTTTCGGTGGCGTGCTCACCGGCCTGATCCTGGCCAGTGAACCGCAACTGTTCACGCGTGCCGTGCTGCTCGACCCGGTACTGTTCAGCCGGCGCATGCTGGGTGTGATGGGGATGGCAGCCCTGGTCGGCTTGCACCAGCGCCATGCCCTGGCGCGCAAGGCTGCCAGCCGTCGCAGCCATTGGCCCGACCGCGAGGCAGCCCTGGCTTCGCTGCATGGGCGGGGTATCTTCAAGGGGTGGACCGATGCGGCGCTGCGGGCCTACGTGGAGCATGCCATTGGCGACTGTGGCGAAGCGGTGGTGCTCAAGTGCCGGCCCAGCCGCGAAGTGGAAATATTCAGTTCGTTCCCCAAGCGCATGTGGGCGAGCCTGGCGGCAATCCGTACGCCCACGCGGGTGCTGTACGGCGAGCACACCTACCCCTTCGTACCGCATTCGGTAAATCGCCTGGTGGCGCTCAACCCTAAGGTCAGCGGCAGGCAGGTTGCAGGTGGGCACTGCTTCATGCAGGAGCATCCTGAGGCGTGTGCCGAAGAAGTGCAGGCCTTCCTGCTGCAGGGACCGGCGGGATAG
- a CDS encoding CbtB domain-containing protein, with product MPVTSAKQHSITTPVTLSQRVVIAIGASLLGLCLVYFAGFSHIEAVHNAAHDTRHSAAFPCH from the coding sequence ATGCCCGTCACCAGCGCCAAGCAACACAGCATTACCACCCCCGTCACCCTCAGCCAGCGTGTCGTCATCGCCATCGGCGCCAGCCTGCTGGGCCTGTGCCTGGTGTACTTCGCCGGCTTTTCGCACATCGAGGCCGTGCACAACGCCGCCCACGACACCCGCCACAGCGCCGCATTCCCCTGCCACTGA
- a CDS encoding GNAT family N-acetyltransferase: MSLTIRPAVRADAEQILAFITELAEYERARHEVIASVADIEHSLFGEGSTVHSLMCERDGRAIGFAVYFYSYSTWLGRNGIYLEDLYITPEQRGDGAGRQLLRHIAREAVAKNCGRLEWSVLDWNKPAIGFYQKLGAEAQDEWVRYRLDGEKLAAFARG; the protein is encoded by the coding sequence ATGAGCCTCACCATCCGTCCTGCCGTTCGCGCCGACGCCGAGCAGATACTTGCCTTCATCACCGAGCTGGCAGAGTACGAACGCGCCCGCCACGAGGTGATCGCGAGCGTTGCCGATATCGAGCACAGCCTTTTTGGCGAGGGCAGCACCGTGCATAGCCTGATGTGCGAGCGCGATGGCCGGGCAATCGGCTTTGCCGTGTATTTCTATAGCTACTCGACCTGGCTCGGGCGCAACGGCATCTACCTGGAAGACCTGTACATAACGCCCGAGCAGCGCGGCGACGGTGCCGGGCGGCAATTGCTGCGGCACATCGCCCGCGAGGCGGTGGCGAAGAATTGCGGACGGCTTGAATGGAGCGTTCTGGACTGGAACAAGCCGGCTATCGGCTTCTATCAGAAGCTGGGGGCCGAAGCGCAGGATGAGTGGGTGCGCTACCGGCTGGATGGCGAGAAGCTGGCGGCGTTTGCCCGGGGCTGA
- a CDS encoding cobalamin biosynthesis protein: protein MPAFYAGFGCRRGCPADTLEILLRQALATQGLALADLQGIASISLKADEPGLQQLSERLGLPLVLYDTAQLQPYELQLSHRSAAAHAHCGCWGVAESAALALASQRLGTARLLLTRQVLGPATLALAC, encoded by the coding sequence ATGCCTGCCTTCTACGCCGGCTTCGGCTGTCGTCGGGGTTGCCCGGCGGATACGCTGGAAATCTTGCTGCGCCAGGCCCTGGCCACCCAGGGCCTGGCGTTAGCCGACCTGCAAGGCATCGCCAGCATCAGCCTGAAGGCCGACGAGCCCGGCTTGCAGCAACTGTCCGAACGCCTCGGCCTGCCTTTGGTGTTGTACGATACCGCGCAGTTGCAACCCTACGAACTCCAGCTCAGCCACCGCTCCGCCGCTGCCCATGCCCACTGTGGCTGCTGGGGCGTGGCGGAGAGTGCGGCACTGGCCCTGGCCAGCCAGCGGCTCGGCACGGCCAGGTTGCTGCTGACGCGCCAGGTACTGGGCCCGGCTACTCTCGCCCTGGCCTGTTGA